Within the Marixanthomonas sp. SCSIO 43207 genome, the region GATTAAAAATCCTTTGTATCTTTGCCGTCCACATCGCGGGATAGAGCAGTAGGTAGCTCGTCGGGCTCATAACCCGAAGGTCACAGGTTCGAGTCCTGTTCCCGCTACTAAGAAAAAGCTTCCGAAAATTCGGGAGCTTTTTTTTATATAAAAATGTACCATTCTTTGACGTTTTTTTTACTACAAACAAATTGAATGATAAACATTTCATAAACTAAGCAAAGCGTTCATATTCTTTAATTTACTAATTTTGCACGATGAATTCAGAACTACGTTCACTACGCAATCATATTGAAGAAATAGTTAAATTAACCGATGAAGAATGGAAGTTTGTTTCTTCACATTTTGAATACAAAAAACTTAAAAAACATCAATTTTTAATTCAAGTTGGTCAACCTGTAGATTATGAGTTTTGGATTATTGAAGGATTAATAAGAGCATATAATATAGACGAAAAAGGAAAAGAACACATTCTTCGATTTGGGATGGAGAATTATTGGATAAGTGATCACTATGCATTTCAGTTTCAAATACCTGCAACCATATTTGTAGACTGCCTTGAAGACTCTAAGTTTCTTTGTTTAAGTTTTGAAAATCGTGAATTGATTTGCAATGAGGTTCATGCAATGGCAAATTTTTTCAGAATTAAAGCCAATTATGGTTATGTGAGTTTGCAACGCCGAATCCTTTCATTGTTAACCCAAACTGCAGAAGAACGTTATGATGGTCTATTGGAAAAATTACCCAAACTCATTCAACGAGTACCCAAAAAACTACTAGCCTCCTACTTAGGTGTAAGTCGTGAAACATTAAGCAGACTGAAAGGTTAATTTTAATATTAAACTCAACATCCTATTAAGTTAATCATCTTGCTTTTAGGGTTTTCAAGAAAAGTATTTCAATTATTTTAGACAAATGAAAAAAGCTTTAGTTTTATTTGCCCATCCAAAATTTGAAAATTCACGTGCCAATGCAGCCTTGGTAAATCGTTTAAGTACAAAGCACCATGTCACATTTCACGATTTATATGAAAATTACCCTACTTTTCATATAAATGTAAAGAAAGAACAAGAGCTACTTCAGCAACACGATATTATAATATGGCATCATCCGTTTTACTGGTATAGTGGCCCTGCTTTATTGAAGCAATGGATGGATATGGTGTTAGAATTTAATTGGGCTTATGGTCCTGAAGGGAATGCCTTACAGGGCAAAACAGTGTTTAATGTAATTACAACTGGCGGCTCAAGAGAGGTTTATTGTTCTGAAGGTTACAATAGTTTTACTGTCAATGAATTTTTGCGTCCTTTTCAACAAACCGCAAACTTGTGCGGCATGAAATATTTACCACCATTTGCTTTGATGGGGTCCCATCGATTATCTGATGAAGACTTAATCACCTATGCCGATCAATATGAAAATTTAATTGATTTATTACAAGATGATTTTCAAGTTGAAACTTTATCCAACTGTTATTTCTTAAACGATTTAGCACTATTAAATAAATAATTATGACGGGATCCTTACTTTTTGAAGCTATCGTTTTTTTATCTGGAGCTCTTGTTTGTGTATTTATTGCAAAAAAGCTAGGTCTAAGTTCAGTATTGGGGTATTTAATTGCCGGAGTACTTATTGGTCCTTATGTGCTTGGCTTTATTGGTGAGGAAGGTGAAGATATATTACATTTTGCTGAATTTGGTGTAGTGGTGATGTTATTTTTAATTGGCCTCGAAATTGAACCAAAAAATTTCTGGAAAATGCGTAAATCCATTATTGGTATGGGAGGCATTCAAGTAATATTAACCGTCACACTTACCTATTTACTATTTACATTTTTAGGTTTTGATTGGCAGGTGGCGCTGGTGATAGGAATGGCAGTTTCATTATCATCAACTGCTATAGCTTTACAAACCATAAAAGAAAAGGGATTAATGGATACCACATTTGGTATTAGCTCATTTTCTATCTTACTATTTCAGGATATTATCGTTATTTTTATGTTGGGTGCTTTACCATTATTATCAAATGGTACGCAAGATTTATCTTCAGATGCTGGACACGGTACAGCTTCACTTATAGAAAATCTTCCTATTGGCCTTCAAACTTTAGCTATTATTGCTTCGGTTGTTTTAATTATTTTGGTAGGAAGTTATTTAATCGTTCCAATCTTACGCAAAGTAGCCAAAACCGGAGTTCGTGAGTTGCTCATTGCTGCTGCATTTTTAATTGTTTTTGCTATTTCATATTTAATGGAGTTTGTAGGTCTTAGCCCTGCGCTTGGTGCCTTTTTGGGTGGCGTAGTATTATCTACCAGCGAATTTAAACACGAGCTAGAAAGCACGCTAGAACCTTTTAAAAATTTGCTGTTAGGCCTCTTCTTTATGGCGGTTGGTGCAAGTATTAACTTTATTGTCATTGCAGAAAGCCCTTTAACAATTGGTGGTCTTCTATTTACTATAATTATATTAAAGGCCGCTGTACTGTATGTAACAGGACGCATTTTTAAATTAAAACTAGATCAAAAACTACTGCTTACATTTAGTTTGGCACAAGTTGGTGAATTTGCCTTTGTACTGCTTTCGTTTGCATTTCAGCTCAATATACTTAAACCAGAACAGATGGATATGATGCTTGTGATTACAGCGGTATCTATGTCACTTACACCTATATTGAGTGTTATTAATGAACGGTTTATTCTACCAAAAGTAGGGACCAAAGAATCTATAAAACGTCCTATGGATCATATCGCAAAAACACAGAAAGTAATTCTAGTGGGGTTTGGGCACTTTGGGAGTACAGTAGGTCGTTTTTTGAGATCACACGGTGTAGAAGCAACAATCTTAGATATAGACTCAAACCGAGTAGATTTTTTACGAAAAATGGGCTTTGATGTGTATTATGGCGATGCAACTCGATTAGATTTACTGGAATCTGCTGGGATAGCTCAAGCCAAACTTCTTATTTGCGCTATTGACAATCCTTCAGTAACCAAAGAAGTGGCTAAGCTAGTAAAAGAAAAATATCCTCATGTAGAATTATTGGTGCGAGCAAAAAACAGATATGAAGCTTATGAGCTGTTAAATTTAGGTATCGAAAACATCTACAGAGAGACTTTAGACACATCATTATCACTTGCAAGCGCTGCTCTTCATAAATTAGGATTCAGAAAATATACATTAAATCGTCAAGTACAAAACTTTATTACCTATGACGAAGAGAGTTTAAGAAGGCTTGCAAAGGAACCCAATCGTGATGAAAACTACATATTTAAAGCACGTCAAGAACTAGAACAACAAGAAGACCTTCTAGAAAAAGATTTAAAAAGAGGTATTGTCACCTACGATAAACACTGGGATGGAGAACACATAAGAAAATCACTCCATCAAGATGAAAACCAAGATTTATAAATGCAATTCACATTTAAAAGATGAAAACACCCGCTGAATATAAGCTCTATGACACAATTATTATTGGT harbors:
- a CDS encoding Crp/Fnr family transcriptional regulator; translation: MNSELRSLRNHIEEIVKLTDEEWKFVSSHFEYKKLKKHQFLIQVGQPVDYEFWIIEGLIRAYNIDEKGKEHILRFGMENYWISDHYAFQFQIPATIFVDCLEDSKFLCLSFENRELICNEVHAMANFFRIKANYGYVSLQRRILSLLTQTAEERYDGLLEKLPKLIQRVPKKLLASYLGVSRETLSRLKG
- a CDS encoding NAD(P)H-dependent oxidoreductase; the protein is MKKALVLFAHPKFENSRANAALVNRLSTKHHVTFHDLYENYPTFHINVKKEQELLQQHDIIIWHHPFYWYSGPALLKQWMDMVLEFNWAYGPEGNALQGKTVFNVITTGGSREVYCSEGYNSFTVNEFLRPFQQTANLCGMKYLPPFALMGSHRLSDEDLITYADQYENLIDLLQDDFQVETLSNCYFLNDLALLNK
- a CDS encoding monovalent cation:proton antiporter-2 (CPA2) family protein yields the protein MTGSLLFEAIVFLSGALVCVFIAKKLGLSSVLGYLIAGVLIGPYVLGFIGEEGEDILHFAEFGVVVMLFLIGLEIEPKNFWKMRKSIIGMGGIQVILTVTLTYLLFTFLGFDWQVALVIGMAVSLSSTAIALQTIKEKGLMDTTFGISSFSILLFQDIIVIFMLGALPLLSNGTQDLSSDAGHGTASLIENLPIGLQTLAIIASVVLIILVGSYLIVPILRKVAKTGVRELLIAAAFLIVFAISYLMEFVGLSPALGAFLGGVVLSTSEFKHELESTLEPFKNLLLGLFFMAVGASINFIVIAESPLTIGGLLFTIIILKAAVLYVTGRIFKLKLDQKLLLTFSLAQVGEFAFVLLSFAFQLNILKPEQMDMMLVITAVSMSLTPILSVINERFILPKVGTKESIKRPMDHIAKTQKVILVGFGHFGSTVGRFLRSHGVEATILDIDSNRVDFLRKMGFDVYYGDATRLDLLESAGIAQAKLLICAIDNPSVTKEVAKLVKEKYPHVELLVRAKNRYEAYELLNLGIENIYRETLDTSLSLASAALHKLGFRKYTLNRQVQNFITYDEESLRRLAKEPNRDENYIFKARQELEQQEDLLEKDLKRGIVTYDKHWDGEHIRKSLHQDENQDL